Proteins from a single region of Pseudopedobacter saltans DSM 12145:
- a CDS encoding AGE family epimerase/isomerase has protein sequence MHIKIAGFSADELLKQYQENLFNDFLPFMDEYIIDHQYGGFKCNTDRSGNNITNNKRTWFDGRGVWVYSYLYNNFKKAPKYLEIANKTIDLLFKAKTDSELWPWSYDQFGNDLKERSPDIYGNLFVAEGLIEYSIATGDVSYMHQAKNILFNCVKLYDSEDYLYDFDYRPDVSTIRKPRVLGHWMIMLSLSKSILKHEYDADIEALSDRCLDALLNHHLNPEFGLMVEFLEKDLSLPKDGLDQFVYIGHAIESLWMIMDEAIRRNDHALFNKSCDLFKYHVEVAWDDVYGGVFHGLENVNENKWLLEKVLWAQQEVLIGLMMIIEFTDDEWAYRWFDKAYNHVINTYPLEKHGYRLWNIGGDRKMTFQKEGIRIENYHTPRHLMLNIQLLNKIKAKWDESYGK, from the coding sequence ATGCATATAAAAATAGCGGGATTTTCAGCCGATGAACTATTAAAGCAATATCAGGAAAATTTATTTAACGATTTTCTACCTTTTATGGATGAATACATTATAGATCATCAATATGGTGGATTCAAATGCAATACAGATAGGAGCGGAAATAATATTACTAATAATAAACGCACTTGGTTTGATGGACGTGGAGTTTGGGTATATTCCTATTTATACAACAACTTTAAAAAAGCCCCTAAATATTTAGAAATAGCGAACAAGACTATCGACTTACTTTTCAAAGCTAAAACTGACTCCGAGTTGTGGCCATGGTCTTATGACCAATTTGGCAATGATTTAAAAGAGCGTAGCCCTGATATTTATGGAAACTTATTTGTTGCTGAAGGACTAATTGAATATAGCATTGCAACAGGCGATGTTTCTTACATGCACCAGGCAAAAAACATTCTTTTTAATTGTGTAAAATTATACGACAGCGAAGATTATCTATATGATTTTGACTACAGACCTGATGTATCTACCATAAGGAAACCAAGAGTTTTAGGACACTGGATGATTATGTTAAGTCTATCAAAAAGCATACTTAAACATGAATATGATGCAGATATAGAGGCGTTATCAGACAGATGTTTAGACGCTTTGCTCAACCATCACCTTAATCCTGAATTTGGTCTGATGGTAGAGTTTCTCGAAAAAGATCTTTCGCTTCCCAAAGACGGTTTAGACCAATTTGTTTACATAGGGCATGCCATAGAATCTCTGTGGATGATTATGGATGAGGCCATTAGAAGGAACGATCATGCTCTGTTTAATAAATCCTGTGATTTATTCAAATATCATGTAGAAGTAGCCTGGGATGACGTTTACGGAGGCGTTTTTCATGGACTGGAAAATGTAAACGAGAACAAATGGCTGCTTGAAAAGGTCCTGTGGGCACAACAGGAAGTCTTAATAGGATTAATGATGATTATTGAATTCACCGATGATGAATGGGCCTATAGATGGTTTGATAAAGCTTATAACCATGTAATAAACACCTATCCTCTAGAAAAACACGGATATAGATTATGGAACATAGGGGGCGATAGAAAAATGACTTTCCAGAAAGAGGGTATTCGCATAGAGAATTACCATACACCCCGACATTTGATGTTAAATATTCAATTACTAAATAAAATCAAGGCTAAGTGGGATGAATCGTATGGCAAGTAA
- a CDS encoding sodium:solute symporter family protein produces MANLDYIILFTYFFVLLAMGVWGYMRIKSSADFYTAGGKLPWWLSGISHHVSGYSGAVFVAYAAIAYTHGFTLYIWWALSISIAMIGTTFIIAPRWARLRSELKIQSPTEYLALRYNLPTQQVMAWSGVIIKIFDVGAKWAAIGILLNAFTGLSFAHGILLAGTVSMIYITIGGLWADVINDLASFIIQFVAGITLLVMVLINLGDGASGIFTMWDRLPKSHSDAFNSPYTLGFAISYMVISFFSYSGGTWHLATRFISSPSGSEAKKAAMLSMLMYLIWPLVLFFPMFASPIFLKDLADPTQSYALMAMKFLPHGLVGLLLASMFGNTLAMTAADANTISAVITRDILPVLYKKITSFNERKMLFIARITTFLFVLVTIIIAFESKSFGGVFGLIISWFAALVGPTAVPMILGLLPAFKYSDSRAALLSIFGGLLTFILLKSFATVSLAVDISSPIIVSMIIYVGWGLLFKNVKPEAENMLKALEKDN; encoded by the coding sequence ATGGCAAATTTAGACTACATCATTCTTTTTACTTATTTCTTTGTCCTTCTGGCTATGGGGGTTTGGGGATACATGCGTATCAAGTCATCAGCAGATTTCTATACCGCAGGAGGGAAACTCCCATGGTGGCTCTCTGGCATTTCACATCACGTTTCTGGGTACAGTGGAGCTGTCTTTGTTGCCTACGCAGCGATAGCATATACTCACGGGTTCACACTTTACATATGGTGGGCGTTAAGTATTTCGATCGCTATGATTGGCACAACATTTATTATTGCTCCCAGATGGGCGCGATTAAGATCAGAGCTAAAAATCCAATCGCCTACGGAATACCTTGCACTTAGATACAATTTACCTACTCAACAAGTAATGGCATGGAGTGGTGTCATCATAAAAATTTTCGATGTGGGCGCAAAATGGGCCGCTATAGGAATTTTATTAAATGCTTTTACCGGACTTTCATTTGCTCATGGAATCTTATTAGCCGGAACTGTAAGTATGATCTACATAACAATTGGTGGATTGTGGGCTGATGTAATAAATGATCTGGCATCTTTTATTATTCAATTTGTTGCAGGCATTACGCTATTGGTAATGGTTTTAATTAATTTAGGCGACGGTGCTTCCGGAATTTTCACCATGTGGGACAGATTACCAAAAAGTCACTCCGATGCCTTTAATTCACCTTACACATTAGGCTTTGCAATATCATATATGGTTATCAGCTTTTTTAGCTATAGTGGTGGTACATGGCATTTAGCAACCAGGTTTATATCTTCTCCCTCAGGTTCAGAAGCAAAAAAAGCGGCTATGCTTTCTATGTTAATGTATTTGATTTGGCCTTTAGTACTATTCTTTCCGATGTTTGCCTCGCCTATTTTTTTGAAGGATTTAGCTGATCCTACACAATCTTATGCATTAATGGCCATGAAATTTTTACCACATGGTTTAGTAGGTTTGCTGTTAGCATCTATGTTTGGAAATACATTGGCAATGACCGCAGCTGATGCAAATACCATATCTGCTGTAATAACAAGGGATATTTTACCCGTTTTATATAAAAAAATAACCTCATTTAATGAAAGAAAGATGTTATTTATTGCCAGAATAACAACCTTCTTATTTGTTCTTGTTACTATAATTATAGCCTTTGAATCTAAATCTTTCGGGGGAGTGTTTGGATTAATCATATCATGGTTTGCCGCTTTAGTTGGACCAACCGCCGTTCCTATGATATTAGGTTTATTACCTGCCTTTAAATATAGTGACAGCAGAGCTGCCCTGCTTTCTATATTCGGAGGTCTGTTAACTTTTATACTACTAAAGAGTTTTGCTACTGTAAGTCTGGCAGTAGATATATCCTCTCCTATCATCGTTTCTATGATTATTTACGTTGGATGGGGACTTCTATTTAAGAATGTAAAACCAGAAGCAGAGAATATGTTAAAGGCATTAGAAAAAGACAATTAA
- a CDS encoding gluconate 2-dehydrogenase subunit 3 family protein, with amino-acid sequence MRRRDLLKSLVIFGVGSIINPINVWGCNMSLNDGHINEQHILLLDEIAETIIPRNKKVPGAKDAGVASFIASHIKDCYTVDERRHLIASILTINETANQRFKKPFARLGNKQKEELLKAFDKEATNNSDSKNIAYLNYTKLKNLIVFGFFTSELGATTCLRYLSIPGYYKGEIAYKKGDKAWALN; translated from the coding sequence ATGAGAAGACGTGATTTATTGAAGTCATTGGTGATTTTTGGCGTAGGATCCATTATAAATCCTATAAATGTGTGGGGGTGCAACATGAGTTTGAATGATGGACATATTAATGAGCAACACATATTGCTACTTGACGAAATTGCTGAAACAATTATTCCACGTAATAAAAAGGTACCTGGAGCTAAAGATGCCGGAGTCGCTTCCTTCATAGCTAGTCATATAAAAGATTGCTATACTGTTGACGAAAGAAGGCACTTGATAGCAAGCATTTTGACGATAAACGAAACAGCTAATCAACGATTTAAAAAACCTTTTGCCAGATTAGGGAATAAACAAAAAGAAGAATTGTTAAAAGCCTTTGATAAGGAAGCTACTAATAATAGTGATTCAAAAAATATTGCTTACCTAAACTACACAAAGCTTAAAAACCTTATAGTGTTTGGTTTTTTTACCTCGGAATTGGGGGCGACTACATGCTTGCGTTATTTATCTATTCCCGGATACTACAAGGGAGAAATAGCATATAAAAAAGGCGATAAAGCCTGGGCGTTAAATTAG